In one Bacteroidales bacterium WCE2004 genomic region, the following are encoded:
- a CDS encoding cation:H+ antiporter: MLLQIVLLLTGLALIIFGADFLVDGSSAIARKAGISEFVIGLTIVGFGTSCPELVVSLTGALQGNADISVGNVVGSNIFNTLLILGMTAVIAPVAVTRSNSRRDIPITLLVTFLFVALGLTGQRISRWEGVAFLLVFAAYMVYCFKSDTGAQEEAEAKVKSLGLAIVLVIAGLAGLIFGGQLFVNNATAIARAVGVSDKFIAITLLAGGTSFPELATCIVAAAKKKDQLALGNVLGSNVFNILLILGTASVVTPLSTLALTWVDLGVLLGSAVMVWLWTYTGRRTHIDRWEAILMLVTFFGYYTWLFFKM; this comes from the coding sequence ATGTTATTGCAGATTGTTTTGTTGCTGACAGGCCTGGCGCTGATCATCTTCGGCGCCGACTTCCTGGTGGACGGTTCGTCCGCCATCGCCCGCAAGGCCGGCATCAGCGAATTCGTGATCGGACTGACCATCGTGGGCTTCGGCACCAGCTGCCCGGAGCTCGTCGTGAGCCTGACCGGCGCCCTGCAGGGCAATGCCGACATCTCGGTCGGCAACGTGGTCGGCTCCAACATTTTCAATACCCTGCTCATCCTGGGCATGACCGCCGTCATCGCGCCGGTGGCCGTGACCCGCTCCAACAGCCGCCGGGACATCCCCATCACGCTGCTGGTCACGTTCCTGTTCGTGGCGCTGGGCCTGACCGGCCAGCGGATCTCCCGCTGGGAGGGCGTCGCCTTCCTGCTGGTCTTCGCGGCCTATATGGTCTATTGCTTCAAGTCCGACACGGGGGCACAGGAAGAGGCCGAGGCGAAGGTCAAGAGCCTCGGGCTGGCCATCGTGCTGGTGATCGCCGGCCTGGCGGGCCTGATCTTCGGCGGTCAGCTTTTCGTCAACAACGCCACCGCCATCGCCCGCGCCGTGGGCGTGTCCGACAAGTTCATCGCCATCACGCTGCTTGCCGGCGGCACTTCCTTCCCGGAACTGGCCACCTGCATCGTGGCGGCGGCCAAGAAGAAGGACCAGCTGGCGCTCGGCAACGTGCTGGGCTCCAACGTGTTCAATATTCTCCTGATCCTCGGCACCGCCTCCGTGGTGACTCCCCTCTCGACCCTCGCGCTGACGTGGGTGGACCTGGGCGTCCTGCTCGGGAGCGCCGTAATGGTCTGGCTGTGGACCTACACGGGCCGGCGGACGCACATCGACCGCTGGGAGGCGATCCTGATGCTGGTCACCTTCTTCGGCTACTATACCTGGCTTTTCTTCAAAATGTAA
- a CDS encoding 23S rRNA (uracil1939-C5)-methyltransferase yields MSRHSKLDIILENLVIESVAAEGKAIAHTPEGQVVFVGFAVPGDVVNVRLVRKKKAWMEGTIIKLVKPSEQRLEPFCDHFAVCGGCRWQPLPYEIQLAAKQRQVYDQLTRIGHLEVPEFRPILGSDKIRYYRNKLEFSASSKRWMTHEEIASGMESEPGLGFHVGKYFDKVLDIERCHLQPEPTNAIRLFIKHWCLEHGVSFYDIRANRGQLRNMFVRTTDAGAVMLIVCFGEDFPQRAPLLDAVAAEFPQITSLYYVINDKKNDTIGDQTCILHCGEPAIYEEMEGLRFKIGPKSFYQTNTGQAYKLYSVTREFAGLTGSETVYDLYTGTGTIAQFVAGRARRVIGIEYVPEAIEDAKINAEGNGITNCEFFAGDMKDVLTEDFIAQHGRPDVIIADPPRAGMHPDVVKTILAAAPRRIVYVSCNPATQARDMEMMSADYKITDVQPVDMFPHTYHVENVCCLDRIEKTGE; encoded by the coding sequence ATGTCAAGACACAGCAAACTGGACATCATCCTGGAGAATCTCGTCATCGAGTCCGTGGCGGCGGAGGGCAAGGCGATTGCCCATACGCCTGAGGGACAGGTGGTTTTCGTGGGATTCGCGGTGCCGGGAGATGTCGTCAACGTGCGTCTTGTCCGCAAGAAGAAGGCCTGGATGGAGGGGACGATCATCAAGCTCGTAAAGCCTTCCGAGCAGCGCCTGGAGCCGTTCTGCGACCATTTCGCCGTGTGCGGCGGCTGTCGCTGGCAGCCGCTCCCCTACGAGATCCAGCTGGCGGCCAAGCAGCGCCAGGTCTATGACCAGCTGACCCGCATCGGCCATCTCGAGGTGCCCGAATTCCGCCCGATCCTCGGCTCGGACAAGATCCGCTATTATCGCAACAAACTCGAATTCTCCGCTTCCAGCAAGCGCTGGATGACGCATGAGGAGATCGCCTCCGGGATGGAGAGCGAGCCCGGACTGGGCTTCCACGTCGGCAAATATTTCGACAAGGTGCTCGACATCGAGCGCTGCCACCTGCAGCCCGAGCCGACCAACGCCATCCGCCTGTTCATCAAGCATTGGTGCCTGGAGCACGGCGTGTCGTTCTACGACATCCGCGCCAACCGCGGCCAGCTGCGCAACATGTTCGTCCGCACGACGGACGCGGGCGCGGTGATGCTGATCGTCTGCTTCGGCGAGGATTTCCCGCAGCGCGCTCCCCTGCTGGACGCCGTGGCGGCCGAATTCCCGCAGATCACCTCCCTCTACTACGTGATCAACGACAAGAAGAACGACACGATCGGCGACCAGACCTGCATCCTGCATTGCGGCGAGCCCGCGATCTATGAGGAGATGGAGGGCCTGCGCTTCAAGATCGGGCCCAAGTCCTTCTACCAGACCAACACGGGACAGGCCTACAAGCTCTACTCCGTCACGCGCGAATTCGCCGGCCTGACGGGCTCCGAGACGGTCTACGACCTCTATACGGGCACGGGCACCATCGCCCAGTTCGTGGCCGGGCGTGCCAGGCGCGTCATCGGCATCGAATATGTCCCCGAAGCCATCGAGGACGCCAAGATCAACGCCGAGGGCAACGGCATCACCAACTGCGAATTCTTCGCCGGTGACATGAAGGATGTCCTGACGGAAGACTTCATCGCGCAGCACGGCCGGCCCGACGTCATCATCGCGGACCCGCCGCGCGCCGGCATGCACCCGGACGTGGTGAAGACGATCCTGGCCGCCGCGCCGCGCCGGATCGTCTACGTGAGCTGCAATCCGGCCACGCAGGCGCGCGACATGGAGATGATGAGCGCCGATTATAAGATTACGGACGTCCAGCCCGTGGACATGTTCCCCCACACCTACCACGTGGAGAACGTCTGTTGCCTGGACCGCATCGAGAAGACGGGAGAATAA